A single Lemur catta isolate mLemCat1 chromosome 20, mLemCat1.pri, whole genome shotgun sequence DNA region contains:
- the SPATA2L gene encoding spermatogenesis-associated protein 2-like protein has protein sequence MGSSSLSEDYRLCLERELRRGRAGVCGDPSLRAVLWQILVEDFDLHGALQDDALALLTDGLWGRADLAPALRGLARAFELLELAAVHLYLLPWRKEFTTIKTFSGGYVHVLKGVLSEDLLLKSFQKMGYVRRDNHRLMVTAPPPACQLVQVALGCFALRLECEILGEVLAQLGTSVLPAEELLQARRASGDVASCVAWLQQRLAQDEEPPPLPPRGSPAAYRAPLDLYRDLQEDEGSEEASLYEEPSPGPDSPPVELAYRPPLWEQSAKLWGSGGRAWEPPAEELSRASSPPYGASEEELEPEPSAFSFLSLRRELSRPGDLAIAEAPGSPGGASPRRMRAEEAPASAYGPAPEPPGYQAHGCLLPGALPTLCCDTCRQLHAAHCSALPACRPSHSLRVLLGETQRRLWLQRAQMDTLLYDSPGARP, from the exons ATGGGCAGCAGCTCGCTGTCCGAGGACTACCGCCTGTGCCTGGAGCGCGAGCTGCGGCGGGGCCGCGCGGGCGTGTGCGGGGACCCCTCGCTGCGCGCCGTGCTCTGGCAGATCCTGGTGGAGGACTTCGACCTGCACGGGGCGCTGCAGGACGACGCGCTGGCGCTGCTCACCGACGGCCTGTGGGGCCGCGCCGACCTGGCGCCCGCGCTGCGCGGCCTGGCCCGCGCCTTCGAGCTGCTGGAGCTGGCCGCCGTGCACCTGTACCTGCTGCCCTGGAGGAAGGAGTTCACCACCATCAAG ACCTTCTCAGGGGGCTACGTGCACGTGCTCAAGGGTGTACTCTCGGAGGACCTCCTCCTCAAGAGCTTCCAGAAGATGGGCTACGTGCGCAGGGACAACCACCGCCTCATGGTGActgcccctcccccggcctgCCAGCTGGTTCAGGTGGCCCTGGGCTGCTTCGCCCTCCGGCTGGAGTGTGAGATCCTGGGAGAGGTGCTGGCCCAGCTGGGCACCAGCGTGCTGCCGGCCGAGGAGCTGCTGCAGGCCCGGCGGGCCAGCGGGGACGTGGCCTCCTGCGTGGCGTGGCTGCAGCAGCGGCTGGCCCAGGACGAGGAGCCGCCGCCCCTGCCCCCCCGGGGCTCCCCGGCGGCTTACAGGGCCCCACTGGACTTGTACCGGGACCTGCAGGAAGACGAGGGCTCCGAGGAGGCCAGTCTGTACGAGGAGCCGTCCCCAGGCCCAGACTCGCCCCCCGTGGAGCTGGCCTACAGGCCACCACTCTGGGAGCAGAGTGCCAAATTGTGGGGCTCCGGGGGCCGGGCCTGGGAGCCCCCGGCTGAGGAGCTGTCTCGGGCCAGCAGCCCACCCTATGGGGCCTCCGAGGAGGAGCTGGAGCCTGAGCCCTCggccttctccttcctctctctgcgcCGGGAGCTGAGTCGGCCTGGAGACCTGGCCATTGCCGAAGCCCCCGGGAGCCCTGGGGGGGCCAGTCCCCGGCGTATGCGGGCGGAAGAGGCACCGGCCTCGGCCTACGGGCCTGCCCCAGAGCCCCCGGGCTACCAGGCGCACGGCTGCCTGCTCCCCGGCGCACTGCCCACCCTGTGCTGCGACACCTGCCGCCAGCTGCACGCGGCCCACTGCTCGGCCCTGCCCGCCTGCCGGCCCAGCCACTCCCTGCGCGTGCTGCTCGGCGAGACCCAGCGGCGCTTGTGGCTGCAGCGTGCGCAGATGGACACCCTGCTCTACGACAGCCCTGGGGCCCGACCCTAG